The DNA segment GGGGTGACGGCGGACGGCGGCCCGCGCGTCTTCTGCCAGTGACATGCGGGACCCGTCGAACCCGATTGCGAAAAACGATGCGGTCGCCCGCGCGTGAGCGCGGGCGACCGCGAACTGCATCGCGCTGGCGGCGACGCGGGCTACCGAACGAGCAACACCGCGGCCGCGACGACGCTGGCGAGGACCGCCAGCGCGCCCAGCAACACGGTGGCGCTGTTCGCGACCGAGGCGGCGCTTCCGGCGGCGACGACGGCCAGCAGGCCCAGAACGAGCACGGGCGCGTTCCGCCGGACCGCGTCGAGTCCCGGAAGTTCGAAGCCCGCCTCCTCCTGGTCGTCACCGTCGCCGGCGTTCCGACGTCGGGGCGCGGAGAGCGACTCGTCGACCGCCACGGCGTCGGCGCGTTCGTCGGGTTCGACCACGTCGACGTCGACGTAGTCGGTTTCCGCGCCGTGGCCGGTGACGATCTTCAGTCGGCCCTCGACGGGTCGGGGACCGTCGCGGACTTCGACGGTCACCTGTCGGGTCGTGTCGGCGGCCACGTAGTGGTTGTTCGCCGGAATGGTGGCGACCCGCGAGAGCGCGTCGTCCAGGTGGAGGTGGACGTGGACGGGCGCGTCGCCGTTCTTGAGCAGGATGGGAAAGGAGTCCGTCGTCTCGAACGTCGCGGGCGTCCGGATGTCGTGAAGGCGCTCTTCGTTCAGGTCGACGGACAGACTCTCTGACACGGCTATCGAGTACCTCAAACGGAGAGTAGAAAAAACTTCACCTCAGGCTTCGGCGTCGCGCATGTCCGGCGGCAGGAGGTTCGGGATGCCGTCCTCGATGGGGTAGGTTTCGCCGCACTCGGTGCAGGTGAGCGTCCCGTCGAGGACTTCCTCTTCGTTCGACTCGACCACGTCGAGTTCGAGTTCGTGTTTGTCCAGCGGACAGCAGATGATGTCCATCAGCGACTCCTTCATGGCCTCACGTGTGGGCGGCCGGGTCAAAAGCGTGACGGGTTCGACCCTGACCGCGGGCGAATTCGGACGACTCCCGACGAATACGAGACGCCTCGTGTCGCCTCGTCCGACCGCCCGGACGTTACGCCTCCTGAAGCTCCGCGTCCCGGTCGGACTCCTCGCCGTCGCGGACAGATGCCGCGATACCGCCGGCAAGGAGGCGTATCGCCGCCTCGTGGTCGTCCTTGGGCAACTGAATCTGGTACGGACCGACCTCGCTTCGCTCGTACTCCGCCAGCGAGTCGGCGGCGAGGTCGCGGCGCGCATCTAGGTGTTCGTGGACCGTTGCGAGCAGCGCGTGCAGGTAGATGAGCTCGACTTTGCGCATGCTTCGTGGCGGGTTTCGCCGGTGGACTCCGACGGAGCCGTCGCTCCGCGCAAGACCGTCACCACTCCCCGACAACCCCGACTACCATGGTGGGGCCGCAGGTCCTTAACGTCTGTTGGACGAGCAAGGACAAGTTCGGGTCGCAATGAGAGTCCAGGTTTCTGACGGAAGTTCGAAGAACGGCGGAAGATTCGGAAAACGAGCGAAGAGTGGGGACGTTACTCGAAGGGGTCTTCGACCACGACCGACTCCTCGCGGCCCGGTCCGACGCCGACGGCGTAGACGTCGGCATCGAGTTCGTCGCTCACGTACTCCAGGTAGGCCCGGGCGTTCTCGGGGATGGCGTCGTAGCCCTCCTCGACCACGGCGCTCCAGTCGGTGTCCTCCCACCCGTCGAAGCTCCGGAAGTTCGGTTCACAGCGGCTCCAGCGCTCGGTGGTCGCGGGAATCGTGAATATCTCCTCGCCGTCGAGGTCGTAGCTGTGGCCGACCTTCACCTCGTCGAGGCCGGAGAGCACGTCGACGTGGTTGACCGCCAGGCCCGTGAACCCGTTCGTGCGCGCGGAGTGGCGGAGCATCGGCATGTCGAGCCATCCGACCCGCCGCGGGCGCCCGGTGACGGTGCCGTACTCGCCGCCTTCCTCGCGGATGTACTCGGCGAGTTCCTCGTCCTCGCCGCCGCCCTGCTCGTCGTAGCCGGGGGTGTCGCCTTCGACGCCGCCGAGTTCGGTCGGCAGCGGGCCGCTGCCGACCCGGGTGAGGTACGCCTTGACGATGCCGACGATTTCGCCGCCGCCGACGACGCCCGGCCCGAGGCCGGTGCCCGTCGCGGCCCCGCCCGCCGTCGGGTTCGAGGACGTGACGTAGGGGTAGTTGCCGTGGTCGATGTCGATGATGGTGCCCTGCGCGCCCTCGAACATCACGCCCTCGCCGGCGTCGATGCGGCCGGCGAGGAACTCGCCCGCGTCGACGGTCATGTTCTCCTCGGCGAGGCGTTCGCCGTAGCGCTTGTACGTATCGTACAGCGTGGCGATGTCGAACTCCTCGCCCGTCTCGACGCCGAAGACGTCCTCGGCGAGCGCGCGCTTCTGGGGGACGACGTACTCCAGTTTCTCACGGAGCACGTCGGCGTCGAGCAGATCGCCGACGCGGATGCCCCGGCGACCCATCTTGTCCTCGTAGGTAGGTCCAATGCCCCGGCCGGTGGTCCCCACCTTCATGTCCGAGTCGCTCTTGACGTCCTCCTCGATGCCGTCGAGGACGCGGTGGTACGGGAGGATGACGTGCGCGCGCCGGGCCACGCGCACGTCGGGGTTCAGGCCCCGCTCTTTCAGGTCGTCTATCTCGTCGAACAGCGTCTCGGGGTTGACCACGCAGCCGTTGCCGAGGACGCCGACTTTGCCTCGAACGGCGCCGCTCGGAACGAGCGAGAGTTTGTACTCCGTACCGTCTTCGACGACGGTGTGGCCGGCGTTGTCGCCGCCCTGATAGCGCGCGACGACGTCGGCGGCGTCGCCCCAGAGGTCGACGATGCCGCCCTTCCCCTCGTCGCCGAGTTGCGAACCGACGATGGTTACGGTCATTACGGCGAAGGGTTCTCGGGCGCTCCCTAAACCGATTACGGTCTTTCGGCCGAATGAATACATGAACGTGTACACTTTCTGGGACGCGTCCGTCGTCGTTCTGCATCTTCGAGTACACTTCCGGCCGAGACGTAAGCCAGAACTGTTAACTACTATCATCAGTAACACTCGTACACTGTCTCGCGGTTCACCGCCGACCGACAGCAACTTTTAAAAGTCTCTAAGACAAGTTAACACGTGCCATGATAGATAGACTTGAGAAGGAAGTCGATATGTTGGAGCGTCATCTGCAGGTGCTGAAGATGGTCATCGAGAGCGAACCCATCGGCATCGTGAAGATGTCGAACGAAACCGGCTACCCCCACCACAAGGTTCGGTACTCCCTCCGGGTCCTCGAAGAGGAGAACCTCATCGAGCCCTCGAGCCAGGGCGCCATCACGACCGAGCGCACCCAGGAGTTCGTCGAGGAACTCGACGGCAAGATCGACGAGATCAACGCGACGCTCGGAGAGATGAAGATCGGCGAGTCCCCGGAAGCAGAGAGTTAAAACGCCGAACGCGCGGAGTCCTATAGCTCCGGAACGTTCAGGTGGAAGCCGCCGCTGCGCGATTCGACCAGACAGAGGTGGTACCCCTGTTTGCGGGAGAGCTTCACGAAGCTTTCTCTCTTCTCGCGGCTGAGTATCCCGCCGCTAGTCGCGCTCTCGGCGGTTTCGAGCGCTTCGGGTTCGAAGAAGCTCTCGGTTACCTGGAACGAGCCGGCGAGTTCGCCGTGAGCGCTGGCCACGCCGGTCGAGGCGTCGACGAGCGACCCCATCATCTCGCCGGTCGTCGGGTCCCGACTCCCGTTGAGGTCGGCGACGACCAGCGGGTTGCCCATCCGGTCGCGCATGATGACGTCGAAGGACTCCTGGCGAGTGCCCTCCTCTTCGTCGCCCGCGCTCACAGCCCCGTGGAGGTCGACGCGGTCGATTTTCGGAATCGACTCGTAGAGGTCGCGCAGTCCGCCGCGGTGGCCGGTTTCGCGTATCTCGTACAGCAGTTCCTCGACCACCCACGAGGCGAAGCGGTACTCGAACGAGTCGTGGAGGAACGCCTCGAACTCCTCGCCGTCCACGGCGACGTCCTCGGCCTCGAACTGGGTGTGGTGTTCGAGACGGAGGTTCTCGTTCACGTCCGACGCGTCGACGTGGCCGGCGGCCGCCTCGTCGAGCGTGGCCTCGCCCTTCGAGCGGTAACGGACGAAGAGGTTGGTCCCGTCGAACGCCTGCGCACGGCTGAGTTGCCGGGCCGCCCCGCCGGCGGCGTCGGCCTCCGTGGCCTCGAGTCGGGATTCGAGGCGCGAAACCTCCTGGCGGAGCGCGTCGCGCTCGCGTTCGAGTTCGTCGCGCTCGGACTGGACCTTCGAGACGCGGGCCTGGAGCTGTTCGACCTGCTGTTCGCGCTGCTGGAGTTGCGAGCGTAGCTGTCGGCGCTTCTCGTCCGACGCGTCGTCGTTGGTCGAGCGGGCCGACGCGGGTCGGTCGTCCGGCCGCGACGAACGCCGGTCGTCGCTCGCCGAGCGCTCGCCGCCGGAGTCGGCCGTGGTCGAGCGCCGTGCGCTCTCACGTTCGGCCGCCCGACCGGTTGCGCCCGACGACCGTCCGGAGGTCGACCGACCGTCGCGGGACTGCCGGTCGGTCTGTCGGCCCTTCGTACTCGTCGCGCTCGCCGCGCTCGCACCGGCCGCGTCGCCCGACGCGCCCTCGGACTCGTCCTTCGACGCGCTCCGGTCGGGGTTCAGCGACGGGATGGTGGTCGTCTGGCGCCACTCCTCCTCCTCGTCGAAGGCGCCGGCCGCGGCGTCGTCGTCCTCGGCGACCGCCTCCTCGGCGGTCGCCGACTCTTCGACCGTAGTCGTCTCGTCACGGGCCGGCGCTGCGGTCTGCTCGGCGGCCGTCTGGACCTGGGCACTCGCGCCGGCGCTCGCGTCGGCCGTCCGCGCGTCCGACGTACTCGCCTCGCTCGCGCCCGCGTCAGCCGACTCCGCGCCCGTTCGACTCACCTCGGCGGGTTCGCGCCGGGGCGATTCGGTCGCCGAGTCGGCGGCGTCGGTTCCGACCGGCGTCGTTTCGGCCGCCGGGTCGGACTCGGCCTCCGCGATGGCGTTCGTCGCGCCGGCCGACGGGTCGGGGTCGGCCGTCGCGGCGGCGGGCGAAGACGACCGGTCGCGCGTCGCGCCCGGTCCCGAATCGCTCCTCGCCCGCGGTTCCGGGTCGGCGTCGGGTTCGAGGCCGTCGGAGGCGGGTTCGGACGCGGGGCCGGACGGCGCGGCGCGGTCGTCCGAAGCGTCGGCGTCGGGGTCCGCCGCGCCGGTCGGTTCGGGGTCGTCTTCGGTCGCGTCTTCGGGTTCGGGTAGGTCGAGCACTTCGAGGTCCACGTCCCGGACCTCGTAGATGCCGACCTCGTCGTCGGCCCGGTCGAAGGCTTCGTCGCCGGTGACCACCTGCTCGCTCGCGCCGACGAACGCCACGCTCATCGAGCGCCCGCCGTAGTAGGCGACGTAGTAGTCGCCGCTGAGGACGTTCTCGCTGAGTTCGACGTAGCCCGTGAAGTTGCCGTCGGTCAGCGTCCCGTCGGCCTCCGACAGCGGCGTGTCGTTCGTGTAGTACTTCGCCCGGGTGTCGCCGCCCCGTTCCTGCATGCTGAAGAGCAGCGGGAGCGAGGGGTGCGGCGCGGCGTAGGCGGTGCCGTCGGCGTCCTCGAAGTCCTCCAGCGAGCCCTCGTGGACGCCGATGACCCGACCGTTCAGCATGAAGAGCCACGCCCCCGCGGCCTGCACCGCCCCGGAGAACTCCCCGTCCGAGAGTTCTCGGAGGCCGGCGTACCCCCCGGAGACCGGTCGGGAGTTCCAGCTATTTATCTGTTCGACCGTGCGCGTTTCCATAGTACGAGGGTATCACAACCCGTTCAAATATCTTACGCCCCAAACGGCCCGAATCGCGGGCGAACGGTCTACAGAGTCGAAATTTTCACAAACGAGAGTGGTCTGAAAAGCGTCAGGTTGCGAAACCGTACCGTGCTACCCGTTCTCCCGGCCTACGGGGTGCGAACGTGCCGGATTCGCGCGAGAGATAGCAGACGTGTATGCGAAGACGAACTCGGACGCGGAGACGAGAGTGACGAACCGCGGGCGCGATGCGCCTCGCGCCCGCGTGGACCAAAGGTCCTCGCGGAGACGGCGCGCTCTCGGTCGTCTCCGTCGCGGGGTCGAAAAATCGGATTCAGATCTTCTGCTCGGCGTCGTCGGCCAACTCCTGCATCCGCTTGCCGATACGTCCCGCCTCGCTGAACTCGTCGTCGCTCATCGCCGTCGCCAGCGCGTTGCCGAGGACGAAGACGGCGTGCTTGTGCTCGCTCTTGGATTTGTGGACGTGCGAGGGGTCGACGTCGAGCTGTTCGTACGGGTCGAAGAGGCCGTCGGTCACGTCCTCGCGGTCTTGGAAGTACTCCATGATGAGCACCATCTCCTCGTGAAGCTCCAGAAGTTCGTCTTTGTGCATGTTCGTGGGTAGGGAGGTATCGGGTTTAAGGATTTCTGAGAACGGTTCCCAAGCTGAGATGAGAGGTGTTAGAAGACGTACTCGTCCTCGTGGCCCATCATGCCCTCGTCTTCGAGGCCGGGTTCGCGGTCGTCGTTATCCATCGGGCCGCTGGTCTTGTAGGCTTTGAGTCCGGTCGAGAGGAGGTCCTCGATGGCCTCTTCTCGGTTGACGAACTCGCCCTGCTCCACCATCTGGGCGATCTGCATTTCGAGGTGCTCCGGAATAGTTATCTCTACCTTCGGCATTGGAACATTGGACGCTTCGGGAGGGGTGTTCTTAAGTCTGACGGGGTGCAATATCCGTCTAGAAAAACGATTTCTTCCACTTTTACAACGAAGTTTCTACGAACACTATTTTTTGCTCGCTGAACGCGAAGTACGAAGGGCGCTGAAACCCCGTCAACGAACGGTTACGCCTTTTACTTCGCACTTCGAAAACGACGGTAGTTCCGCTTCGGCGCGCAGTCTACCGACTGCGGAGCATCTTCTCGATGGAGTTGACGATGTTGCTCGGGCCGACGGACATCATCTTCTGCTCCATCCGCTTCTGGTTGAAGTAGCTGGCGAACGCCAGAATCGTCGGCGGCCACAGGCCGACGAAGATGCCCTGCATCCTGTTACCGCGGACGAAGAACTGGTACCACGACAGGAGCACCGACCCCGCGGCCGCGAGTATCGCGGGGTCCGTGGTTGACTCTTCGGCCGCCTCGACGCTCGCCTGCTCGTTCGCCGTCCGCTGTTGTTGCATTGCCATTGCGGCCCGTGATTGGGGTAGCGCGTCCTTTGTTATTCAGTCGATGGATTCGGGTATCGTGGAGTTCGGGGAGTACGACGTCGTTACCGGGACCGAAACGAGTCATTGGACCGGACGACCGGGGGTCGCTATCGTCCTCCGGCGACGGTCGTCGCCCGCAGTCGACACACCTACTTGCGTCGGTCGCCCACCGTGTGACATGAGTGTCACGGACGTTACCGACCTCTACGAGGAGTTCGGCGACGAGCGCCTCCCGCCGGGTCAGCGAGAGACGAAGAAGTTCCCCGTCCTCTCGAAGGGTGGAACGCCCGAGTGGGACCCCGAGACGTGGGAGTTCACGGTGACCGGCGCGGTCGAGAACGAACTGTCGCTGTCGTGGGAGGAGTTCACCGACCTTCCGAGCGAAACCCAGCGCCAGGACTTCCACTGCGTCACCGGGTGGAGCAAGTTCGACTGCGAGTTCACGGGAGTCACCTTCCCGACGCTCGCGGAAGAGGCGGGCGTCGCGGACGACGCGGTCCACGTCATGTTCTCCGCGCTCGACGGCTACACAACGGACCTCCCGCTCGATGACTGCGACCGCGAGGAGGTCGTGTTCGTCTACGACTTCGACGGCGAGTCCCTCCCGCGCGAGCACGGCGGGCCGCTCCGGGCCGTCACGCCCCACAAGTACGCCTACAAGGGTGCCAAGTGGGTCGACGGCGTGGAGTTCCTCACCGAACCCGAACGGGGCTACTGGGAGAAGCGCGGCTACTCCGACACCGCGAACCCGTGGAACGAAGAGCGGTACAGCTGATATCGCGCCAGCGACGATATAGTTAGACTGAAAGCCACCGCGTCCGGAGTTCGACTGAATGGAGTCACCGCCCCGCGACGGACAGGTGTCGGCCGAACCGACCGGCTCCGCCCTCGTGAGTCGGACCTGCGAGTTACCGGAACACGCGGCGCAGACGACGCGCGCGTTTCTCGCGTCCCGGGAGTCTCCGCGGATCTTCTGGGCGAGTCCGTACGGTCCCGAACTCGCCGGCGGCGGGACGGCCGCCCGCATCACGGCCGACGGCTCGGACCGCTTCGACGAGATTCGGGCGGCCGCCGCCGACCTCTTCGCCGGTCTGGACTACGACGGGCCGGACCTGGCCCGCCCGCGACTGTTCGGCGGCTTCGCCTTCCACGACTCGCACCGGGCGGCCCCGCCGTGGCGGGGTTTCCCCGGCGCGACGTTCCTCCTCCCCAGAATGCAACTCGTGCGCGCCGACGGCGAGGCGTGGCTGACCGTCTCGGCCCGCGACAGCGCGCCCGAGGAGGTCGAGGCGGCGCTGGAGAACGCAAAACGGTCCATCGAGGGGAGTTCGCCGTCCGGCGCGTCGGCTTCCGACGCGCCGGACGGCGAACCGCCGGGCGTGGTCGGGACCGAACCCACCACCTCCCGCGAGGAGTGGGCCGAACAGGTCCGCGCGGCGGTCGAGCGCATCCGGGGCGGCGAACTGTCGAAGGTCGTCATCGCGCAGGCGCTCGCGGCGACGCTCGAAGCCCCCGTCTCGGTCCCCGACGCGCTCGAACGCCTCGGCGAGTCGTACCCCGACTGCTTCCGATTTTTCGTCGAACCGACCGCCGAGGCCGGGTTCTTCGGCGCGACCCCCGAGCGACTCACCACGCTCCGCGGCCGAACCGTCGAGACCGAGGCGCTGGCTGGGTCGGTCGGCCGGGGCGGGACCCCCGAGGAGGACGCCGAACTCGAAGCCAGCCTCCGGGAGAGCGAGAAGATGATACACGAACACGAACTGGTCGGCCGGACCATCCGGGACCAACTCGCGCCGCTGGCCGGCGAGGTCCGAGTGGGCGACCGCCGGGTGCGAAAGCTGGCGAACATCCAGCACCTCTGGACGCCCATCGAGGCCGACCTCGCCGTCGACGACCACGTCCTCTCCATCGTCGAGGCGCTCCACCCGACGCCCGCAGTCGGCGGCGTCCCGCCGAGCGCCGCCCTCGACGCCATCCGGGAGACCGAGACGTTCGACCGTGGGTGGTACGCCGCGCCGGTCGGCTGGTTCGACGCCGCGGGCGACGGCACCTTCGCGGTCGGCCTCCGCTCGGGCGTCGCCGAGAGCGACCGGGTGACGCTGTTCGCGGGCAACGGCATCGTCGGCGACAGCGACCCCGACGCCGAGTACGAGGAAGTGCAACTGAAGTACCGGCCGATTCTCGACGAACTGGAGCGGCGGTGAGACGATGACGGGCCCAGCGGAGGGAGTTGGACGATGACCGCTCCGAACCGCAACACCCTCTGGGCGCGGACGTTCGTCGCGGAACTCGAAGCCGCCGGAATCGACGCGGTCTGTCTCGCGCCCGGCAGTCGCTCGACGCCCCTGACCGTCGCGTTCGCCGAGAGCGACCTCGCCGTCTTCTCTCATCTCGACGAGCGCTCGGCCGCCTTCTTCGCGCTGGGACGGGCCAAACGCACCGGGAAGCCGACGCCGGTGGTCTGTACGTCGGGCACCGCCGCCGCGAACTTCCACCCGGCGGTCGTCGAAGCGAGTCAGGCCCGCGTGCCGATGCTCCTGCTGACCGCCGACCGGCCGCCGGAACTCCGGGACAGCGGCGCGAACCAGACCGTCGACCAGGAGAAACTCTACGGCGACGCCGTGCGCTGGTACGCCGACCTCGCAGAACCCGAGGCCGACGACCGCAAGTTGCGGTACCTCCGGACGACCGCGGCCCGTGCCGTCGCGGAGGCGACCGGCGTCCCGGCGGGGCCGGTCCACCTCAACTTCCCGTTCCGGAAACCGCTCGAACCGACCGAGGTACCGGGCGACGTGCCCGAGGACTTCGCCGACGCACATCCGCTCGCGGCCGAGGGCCGCGACGGGCCGTTCGTCCGGACCGCGCGGGGTGCGGCGGAACTCGACGCGGCGGACCTCCAAGAGGTCCGCCGCGCGCTGGCCGACGCCGAGCGCGGCCTCGTCGTCGTCGGCCCCGCGGACAACCCCGCGCCCGACCGCGACGCGCTCGCGGCGCTCGCCGACGCGACCGGCTTTCCGGTGCTGGCCGACCCGCTGTCGGGCCACCGGTTCGGTCACGGGAGAAACGGCGACGGCGCGCCTCTCGCGGTCGGAGGCTACGACGGCTACCTCGATGCGGTCGCCGATGCGTGGCCCGACCCCGACGTCGTAGTGCGCTTCGGCGCGTCGCCGACCTCGAAGGTTCTGCGGAACTACCTCGAAGCGGCCGACGCCCGGCAGTTCCTCGTCGACCCCGCGGGCGGGTGGCGCGAGGCGACCTACACCGCGACCGACCTACTGGTGGCCGACCCGACGCGACTCGCCGAGCGAGTCGCGTCGGAACTGGACTCGGCGGGGTCGGCGAGTGCCGGAGACGCGGCCGACGCCGGAACCTCGACCTGGCGCGACCGCTTCGCCGACGCCGAGGAAACGTACTGGTCGCTCGTGCGCGACGCGCGCGCGGAGCGCCTGTTCGAGGGCGGCGTCCTCTCGACCGTCGCGGCGCGACTGCCGGACCCGGCGACCGTGATGGTCTCGAACAGCATGCCGGTCCGGGACCTGGACCGCTTCGGCGAACCGCGCGCGGCCGACGTGACGGTGCTCGGTAACCGCGGCGCGAGCGGCATCGACGGCATCACCAGCACCGGCCTCGGCGCGGGGAGCGCCACCGACGACCCGCTCGTAATCGTCACGGGCGACCTGGCGTACTACCACGACATGAACGGCCTGCTGGCGCTGGCGCGATGCGGCGTCGACGCGACCATCGTGGAGGTGAACAACGACGGCGGCGGCATCTTCCACATGCTCCCCATCGAGGAGTTCGACCCGCCGTTCACCGAGCAGTTCCGAACGCCCCACGGCCTCGACTTCGAGGCGACCGGCGACCTCTACGACTTCGACTTCGAGCGCGTCTCGGACCTCGACGCGCTCGCCGAGGCGTTCGACGACTCGGTGGCGAGCGACGGGACGCAGGTGCTCGAAGTCCGGACCGACGCCGCGGAGAGTCACGGGTTCCGCGACGAACTCGCCGAGCGCGTCGCCGACGCACTCGGCGAGTGAGTCTGCGGTGTAGTTCGGCGTCGCGAATCCGCAGAGGTGCCTGCGCGGTAAATCTGCGCGAAGAGAACCGCCACACCGCAGGTCGAAACCGACCGGACCGCCGCCGGGCGGCGGTCCGGTCGGCCTGATTATGACGGGTGATAATTCGGCCAAGATTGATATTTTCCGACCGTCAACCGGCAACGAGAACGATGTCACCGAGTCGCTCAGAGACGTTGACCGACTTCCTCCGAAACCGCGTCGGCGACCACCTGCGAAGCGTCCTCTACTACGACGAATCGGGCGGCGAACTGCTCTACATCCGCGACGACGTCGCCGACCGCTACTCGAAAACCGAGGTCGCCGACGTCGAACGCGACGTCCGCCTGGAGGCGGTCGACAAACCCCACCAGGAGGACCTCTACGACCACGGCGCGCTGAACGCGACGGTCCGGTGTTTCGACGACGCCGTCGAGATGCACTTCCCCCACGACGAAACCAGCGGGACCGCGGTGGCCCTCGACGGCGAAGTGTTCGCGATCCACAACACGTTCGTCGGCAAGTGCATGGAGCTGATGGACGACGAGGAGTAGCGACGACCGGAACTCGGGGAGCTACCGGCGCTCGTCCCGGACCATCTCCTCGATGCGGTCCATCCCCTCCTCGATGCGGTCGAGCGAGTTGGCGAAACTGAGCCTGAGGTAGCCCGACCCCGCCTCGCCGAACCCCTCCCCGGGCACCGCGACGACGCCGTACTCCGAGAGCAGGCGCTTCGCGACGTCGAAGCTACTTCCGGGCAGGTCGCTCACGTCGAGGAAGGCGTAGAATGCCCCCTCGGGCCGCGCGCACGAGACGACCGGCGCGTCGGCGACCCGCTCGACCACGTAGTCGCGGCGCTCCTCGAACGCCGCCTTCATCTCGGCGGTCGGCTCCTGCGGACCGGTCAGCGCGGCGAGCGCGGCGTGCTGGCTCACGCTCGACGCGCAGGCCGACATGCTCTCGCCGAGGTGGGTGACCGCCTCGACCACCGACTCCGGGCCGGCGAGCCATCCGAGTCGCCACCCGGTCATCGCGTAGGTCTTCGAGCAGGAACCCACGGTCAGCACGCGCTCGGGGTGGTCGACGTAGGACGCCGCGCCCCTGAACTCGCGGTCGTAGGTCAGTCGGCCGTACACCTCGTCGGCGATGACGTAGGCGTCGTGGTCCGCCGCGGCGTCGACGACCGCCCGAACCGCGTCCTCGTCGAACACGCGCCCGGTCGGGTTCGAGGGCGAGGTCAGTACCACCGCCGCGGTGTCGTCGGTGATGGACTCGGCGACCAACTCGGGGTCGAGGTCGAACCCCTCGTCGGCGGGCAGAGGGACCTCGACCGGCGTCGCGCCGGCGATCTGGGCCTGGTTGACGTAGTTGGGCCACGCAGGCGTCGGGACGACCACCTCGTCGCCCGGTCCCGCCAGCGCCAGAATCGTCAGCGCCAGCGCCTCCATCGCGCCGTTCTTCACCGTCACCTGCTCGGGCGTCACCTCGACGTCGTCCTCTCGGGCCAGCGTCTCCGCGATG comes from the Halorussus vallis genome and includes:
- a CDS encoding methytransferase partner Trm112 gives rise to the protein MKESLMDIICCPLDKHELELDVVESNEEEVLDGTLTCTECGETYPIEDGIPNLLPPDMRDAEA
- a CDS encoding UPF0058 family protein — its product is MRKVELIYLHALLATVHEHLDARRDLAADSLAEYERSEVGPYQIQLPKDDHEAAIRLLAGGIAASVRDGEESDRDAELQEA
- a CDS encoding ribbon-helix-helix domain-containing protein, whose translation is MPKVEITIPEHLEMQIAQMVEQGEFVNREEAIEDLLSTGLKAYKTSGPMDNDDREPGLEDEGMMGHEDEYVF
- a CDS encoding DUF7527 domain-containing protein, which translates into the protein METRTVEQINSWNSRPVSGGYAGLRELSDGEFSGAVQAAGAWLFMLNGRVIGVHEGSLEDFEDADGTAYAAPHPSLPLLFSMQERGGDTRAKYYTNDTPLSEADGTLTDGNFTGYVELSENVLSGDYYVAYYGGRSMSVAFVGASEQVVTGDEAFDRADDEVGIYEVRDVDLEVLDLPEPEDATEDDPEPTGAADPDADASDDRAAPSGPASEPASDGLEPDADPEPRARSDSGPGATRDRSSSPAAATADPDPSAGATNAIAEAESDPAAETTPVGTDAADSATESPRREPAEVSRTGAESADAGASEASTSDARTADASAGASAQVQTAAEQTAAPARDETTTVEESATAEEAVAEDDDAAAGAFDEEEEWRQTTTIPSLNPDRSASKDESEGASGDAAGASAASATSTKGRQTDRQSRDGRSTSGRSSGATGRAAERESARRSTTADSGGERSASDDRRSSRPDDRPASARSTNDDASDEKRRQLRSQLQQREQQVEQLQARVSKVQSERDELERERDALRQEVSRLESRLEATEADAAGGAARQLSRAQAFDGTNLFVRYRSKGEATLDEAAAGHVDASDVNENLRLEHHTQFEAEDVAVDGEEFEAFLHDSFEYRFASWVVEELLYEIRETGHRGGLRDLYESIPKIDRVDLHGAVSAGDEEEGTRQESFDVIMRDRMGNPLVVADLNGSRDPTTGEMMGSLVDASTGVASAHGELAGSFQVTESFFEPEALETAESATSGGILSREKRESFVKLSRKQGYHLCLVESRSGGFHLNVPEL
- a CDS encoding adenylosuccinate synthase gives rise to the protein MTVTIVGSQLGDEGKGGIVDLWGDAADVVARYQGGDNAGHTVVEDGTEYKLSLVPSGAVRGKVGVLGNGCVVNPETLFDEIDDLKERGLNPDVRVARRAHVILPYHRVLDGIEEDVKSDSDMKVGTTGRGIGPTYEDKMGRRGIRVGDLLDADVLREKLEYVVPQKRALAEDVFGVETGEEFDIATLYDTYKRYGERLAEENMTVDAGEFLAGRIDAGEGVMFEGAQGTIIDIDHGNYPYVTSSNPTAGGAATGTGLGPGVVGGGEIVGIVKAYLTRVGSGPLPTELGGVEGDTPGYDEQGGGEDEELAEYIREEGGEYGTVTGRPRRVGWLDMPMLRHSARTNGFTGLAVNHVDVLSGLDEVKVGHSYDLDGEEIFTIPATTERWSRCEPNFRSFDGWEDTDWSAVVEEGYDAIPENARAYLEYVSDELDADVYAVGVGPGREESVVVEDPFE
- a CDS encoding DUF7524 family protein; translation: MSESLSVDLNEERLHDIRTPATFETTDSFPILLKNGDAPVHVHLHLDDALSRVATIPANNHYVAADTTRQVTVEVRDGPRPVEGRLKIVTGHGAETDYVDVDVVEPDERADAVAVDESLSAPRRRNAGDGDDQEEAGFELPGLDAVRRNAPVLVLGLLAVVAAGSAASVANSATVLLGALAVLASVVAAAVLLVR
- a CDS encoding isochorismate synthase; this encodes MESPPRDGQVSAEPTGSALVSRTCELPEHAAQTTRAFLASRESPRIFWASPYGPELAGGGTAARITADGSDRFDEIRAAAADLFAGLDYDGPDLARPRLFGGFAFHDSHRAAPPWRGFPGATFLLPRMQLVRADGEAWLTVSARDSAPEEVEAALENAKRSIEGSSPSGASASDAPDGEPPGVVGTEPTTSREEWAEQVRAAVERIRGGELSKVVIAQALAATLEAPVSVPDALERLGESYPDCFRFFVEPTAEAGFFGATPERLTTLRGRTVETEALAGSVGRGGTPEEDAELEASLRESEKMIHEHELVGRTIRDQLAPLAGEVRVGDRRVRKLANIQHLWTPIEADLAVDDHVLSIVEALHPTPAVGGVPPSAALDAIRETETFDRGWYAAPVGWFDAAGDGTFAVGLRSGVAESDRVTLFAGNGIVGDSDPDAEYEEVQLKYRPILDELERR
- a CDS encoding sulfite oxidase-like oxidoreductase, with translation MSVTDVTDLYEEFGDERLPPGQRETKKFPVLSKGGTPEWDPETWEFTVTGAVENELSLSWEEFTDLPSETQRQDFHCVTGWSKFDCEFTGVTFPTLAEEAGVADDAVHVMFSALDGYTTDLPLDDCDREEVVFVYDFDGESLPREHGGPLRAVTPHKYAYKGAKWVDGVEFLTEPERGYWEKRGYSDTANPWNEERYS
- a CDS encoding UPF0058 family protein; translated protein: MHKDELLELHEEMVLIMEYFQDREDVTDGLFDPYEQLDVDPSHVHKSKSEHKHAVFVLGNALATAMSDDEFSEAGRIGKRMQELADDAEQKI